The Paenibacillus uliginis N3/975 genome has a window encoding:
- a CDS encoding penicillin-binding transpeptidase domain-containing protein — protein sequence MIKKIKLRTLLIGGVITLFFLLLIGRIFWLQVIDNDFWQEKALANWDREETLVASRGTIMDRDGDILAMDAPAYTVAVNPKVIQANDLEDEVVEGLHKVLNKKEDELRELITAKKEDGSYHVYREVRLEGWKIDEEKKNQVEKLMSELKQQLLSAGKVPDTGISIINEKKRFYPRNTLAAHVLGYTDRQGIAKDGFEYYFDDELKGVNGFAKYQSDKKGVKVPSADEVYQPPKNGNNFKLTIDDTIQYYIEDAMREAYEQYNPLSMTVIAADPNTMEILGMANMPTFDPNTFWNTPDMKNFYNHAVRSTYEPGSTFKIVTLASAIQENLFNPDATYMSGSIRAGGRTHWDVRREGWGGQISYLDGVKRSSNVAFVKLGYEMLGKERLKKYINDFGFSERTEIELPGEGLGRMNMERDIDISTVPYGYAVSVTPIQQIAAISAVANGGKLMKPQIVKQKEDPNTGVITNIKPKVERQVISPETARKTGEYLEQVVADQEIGSGRLAYIDGYRVAGKTGTAIKGDYSDRNKVVASFIGYAPVDDPKIAVLVIIDEPSEQIGGGAAAAPVFKKIVSQSLKYWGVPKTESPDDKENKKDKKDKPAAADVRTTPNLAGMKVSEVKTKLLAEGFPFETLGKGSTVKKQYPPAGSSMGAGQRIYLLTEDDAKMKIPDLKGESLRDAMEVLTLMKVRASVQGEGYVSEQKEATENGRRVVYLTLKSAEDTVKGVDSSSSGGEPDAAKSDETSSGKE from the coding sequence ATGATTAAAAAAATTAAACTGCGTACATTGCTAATAGGGGGAGTGATTACCCTCTTTTTTCTTTTATTGATTGGACGTATTTTTTGGCTGCAGGTCATTGATAATGATTTCTGGCAGGAGAAAGCCTTGGCTAACTGGGACCGTGAGGAGACCCTTGTGGCATCCCGCGGCACAATTATGGATCGGGATGGCGATATTCTTGCCATGGATGCGCCGGCATATACCGTCGCTGTAAACCCGAAGGTCATTCAAGCGAATGATCTGGAGGATGAGGTCGTAGAAGGACTTCACAAGGTACTGAATAAGAAAGAAGATGAGCTTCGAGAACTTATAACGGCCAAGAAGGAAGATGGAAGCTATCATGTCTATCGAGAAGTTCGTCTTGAAGGCTGGAAAATTGATGAAGAAAAGAAAAATCAAGTTGAAAAGTTGATGAGCGAGCTCAAGCAGCAACTTCTATCTGCAGGAAAGGTACCGGATACCGGAATTTCGATAATAAACGAGAAGAAGCGGTTTTATCCGAGAAACACCTTGGCTGCGCATGTTTTGGGATATACGGACCGTCAAGGAATTGCCAAAGACGGTTTCGAATATTATTTTGATGATGAGCTCAAAGGCGTTAATGGCTTTGCCAAATATCAGAGTGATAAGAAGGGAGTAAAGGTCCCTTCGGCTGACGAAGTTTACCAGCCACCCAAAAATGGAAATAATTTTAAGCTGACGATCGATGACACAATCCAGTATTATATCGAGGATGCTATGCGTGAGGCCTATGAGCAGTATAATCCACTCAGCATGACAGTTATAGCTGCCGATCCGAACACGATGGAAATTTTAGGGATGGCGAATATGCCAACCTTTGATCCGAATACATTCTGGAATACTCCCGATATGAAGAATTTTTACAATCATGCGGTTAGATCGACTTATGAGCCTGGTTCGACTTTCAAAATCGTTACACTTGCCAGCGCAATCCAAGAGAACTTATTCAACCCCGATGCAACTTATATGTCAGGCTCCATCCGTGCGGGCGGCAGAACACACTGGGATGTCAGACGTGAGGGATGGGGGGGGCAGATCTCTTATCTAGATGGTGTGAAGAGATCTAGTAACGTTGCCTTTGTAAAGCTTGGATATGAAATGCTCGGCAAAGAGCGTCTAAAAAAATATATTAATGATTTCGGTTTCAGTGAAAGGACAGAGATCGAACTCCCAGGTGAAGGGCTCGGACGTATGAATATGGAGAGAGATATCGACATCTCGACTGTTCCTTACGGCTATGCTGTTTCGGTTACGCCGATTCAGCAGATTGCAGCCATTTCAGCTGTAGCTAACGGCGGCAAGCTGATGAAACCTCAGATCGTGAAACAAAAAGAAGACCCGAATACAGGTGTGATAACAAATATCAAGCCTAAAGTTGAGCGGCAGGTCATCTCTCCGGAGACGGCAAGAAAAACCGGCGAATATCTTGAGCAGGTCGTTGCAGACCAGGAGATAGGCAGCGGTAGACTAGCATACATCGATGGTTATCGCGTAGCCGGTAAAACCGGAACAGCGATAAAAGGCGATTACAGCGACCGAAACAAAGTAGTTGCTTCCTTTATCGGATATGCTCCTGTGGATGACCCGAAAATCGCCGTGCTTGTCATTATCGACGAGCCGAGTGAGCAAATCGGCGGCGGGGCAGCTGCGGCGCCTGTATTCAAAAAGATTGTATCCCAGTCTTTGAAATACTGGGGTGTACCTAAAACAGAATCTCCGGATGACAAAGAAAATAAAAAAGATAAAAAAGATAAACCAGCTGCTGCAGATGTTCGTACAACACCTAACTTGGCGGGAATGAAGGTCAGCGAGGTTAAAACGAAGCTCCTGGCTGAAGGGTTTCCTTTTGAAACATTGGGTAAAGGAAGCACTGTAAAAAAACAGTATCCGCCGGCAGGTTCATCGATGGGAGCTGGTCAGCGGATCTATCTTCTGACAGAAGATGATGCAAAGATGAAGATACCGGATCTGAAGGGAGAATCTCTACGTGATGCCATGGAGGTTCTCACCTTGATGAAGGTGCGTGCCAGTGTCCAAGGTGAAGGCTATGTTTCCGAGCAGAAGGAAGCAACCGAGAACGGTCGTCGTGTCGTTTATCTGACACTGAAATCTGCAGAGGATACCGTTAAGGGTGTTGATTCCTCCTCGTCCGGCGGTGAACCAGATGCTGCCAAATCAGATGAGACATCATCTGGTAAGGAATAG
- a CDS encoding stage V sporulation protein D, whose translation MKVSMVSQRRRLLWTLLLLFLLFAALVVRLAYVQIGEGAELSAKAEESWRRNIPFTAKRGGILDRNGEALVTNISTPTIMAIPVQIKEPDKTATLLASKLGMNEADVKKIITKRGSMVERLKPGGRKITMELAQEIRDLKLPGIVVAEDNTRYYPYGGLAAHILGFTGIDNQGLTGTEKKFDDKLRGLNGSISYLSDAGGRLMPGSSEKYMEPRDGLNLELTIDKSIQSIMERELDQAMVKYQANASWAIAMNPKNGEILAMASRPGYSPARYKEFEPDIYNRNLPIWMTYEPGSTFKIITLAAALEEGKVNLKNDHFFDSGAVEVGGARLRCWKRGGHGSQTFMEVVQNSCNPGFVALGQKLGKETLFQYIRDFGFGAKTGVDLIGEGNGILFKLSRVGPVELATTAFGQGVSVTPIQQVAAVSAAINGGNLYQPHVAKAWIHPETGEVVDEIKPEPVRQVISEETSKQVREALESVVAKGTGRPAFIDGYRVGGKTGTAQKVINGRYSSTEHIVSFIGFAPADDPQIVVYAAVDNPKGIQFGGVVAAPIVQNILEDSLHYMQVPQRKDQMAREYKYGETPTVTVPNLVGATVQDLYEDLNMNFMLAKSGTGNKVISQAPKPGSRVERGSTIRIYMGTSSEDEHEH comes from the coding sequence TTGAAAGTATCTATGGTATCTCAGCGGAGGAGGCTGCTCTGGACCCTGCTGCTGCTGTTTCTGCTGTTCGCTGCACTTGTTGTCCGGCTTGCCTACGTTCAAATCGGGGAAGGTGCAGAGCTGTCGGCAAAAGCAGAGGAGTCCTGGCGCCGCAACATTCCGTTTACTGCTAAACGGGGGGGAATCCTTGACCGCAACGGTGAAGCATTAGTTACGAATATTAGTACACCAACCATCATGGCTATTCCAGTTCAGATCAAGGAACCGGATAAAACAGCAACATTGTTGGCTTCGAAGCTTGGCATGAACGAGGCCGACGTGAAGAAGATTATTACGAAGCGGGGATCCATGGTAGAACGGCTTAAACCCGGCGGACGAAAAATTACGATGGAGCTGGCTCAGGAAATTCGTGATTTGAAGCTGCCGGGTATCGTTGTTGCTGAGGACAATACCCGCTACTATCCTTACGGCGGACTCGCGGCACATATCCTTGGCTTTACGGGTATCGACAATCAGGGTCTGACAGGAACCGAGAAGAAATTTGATGATAAGCTTAGAGGCCTCAATGGGAGTATCTCCTATTTGTCAGATGCCGGCGGTCGGCTGATGCCTGGGTCATCCGAGAAATATATGGAGCCTAGAGACGGACTGAATCTAGAGCTTACCATTGATAAATCCATTCAATCCATTATGGAGCGTGAATTGGATCAGGCTATGGTCAAATACCAAGCAAATGCCAGTTGGGCCATCGCGATGAATCCTAAAAATGGCGAGATCTTGGCCATGGCCAGCCGGCCTGGATATTCCCCGGCAAGGTATAAAGAATTTGAACCGGACATTTATAACCGTAATCTTCCGATTTGGATGACATACGAGCCGGGATCAACGTTTAAAATCATCACCCTTGCTGCAGCACTGGAAGAAGGCAAGGTGAATTTGAAAAATGATCATTTTTTTGATTCTGGCGCTGTTGAGGTCGGCGGAGCAAGACTTCGCTGCTGGAAGAGAGGGGGACACGGAAGCCAGACGTTTATGGAAGTCGTTCAGAACTCCTGCAACCCAGGGTTTGTGGCACTCGGTCAGAAGCTAGGTAAAGAAACTCTCTTCCAATATATCCGTGATTTCGGTTTTGGCGCAAAGACAGGTGTGGATCTGATTGGTGAGGGAAACGGCATCTTGTTCAAGCTGTCGAGAGTAGGTCCGGTAGAGTTGGCTACAACAGCATTTGGACAGGGGGTTTCTGTTACGCCGATTCAACAGGTCGCTGCGGTTTCCGCCGCCATTAATGGCGGCAATCTATACCAGCCTCATGTAGCCAAAGCGTGGATTCACCCAGAGACCGGTGAAGTCGTTGATGAAATTAAACCAGAGCCGGTGAGGCAGGTTATCTCGGAAGAAACGTCCAAACAAGTAAGAGAGGCGCTAGAAAGCGTCGTTGCCAAAGGAACGGGTCGCCCCGCCTTTATTGACGGTTACCGGGTTGGTGGGAAAACTGGTACCGCTCAGAAAGTTATCAACGGCCGTTATTCTTCGACCGAGCATATCGTATCCTTTATAGGCTTCGCGCCAGCAGATGATCCGCAGATTGTCGTGTATGCTGCAGTAGACAACCCGAAGGGAATTCAGTTCGGGGGCGTCGTAGCGGCACCAATCGTGCAGAACATTCTGGAGGATTCGCTACATTACATGCAGGTTCCACAGCGGAAAGATCAGATGGCGCGGGAATACAAGTACGGGGAAACGCCAACGGTTACTGTACCTAACCTGGTCGGTGCAACGGTTCAGGATTTGTATGAAGATCTGAACATGAACTTCATGCTTGCTAAATCGGGCACCGGAAATAAGGTGATCAGTCAGGCACCGAAGCCGGGAAGTCGGGTGGAACGGGGTTCAACGATCCGGATATATATGGGCACTTCGTCTGAAGATGAGCATGAGCACTAG
- a CDS encoding cell division protein FtsL, whose protein sequence is MAYTRGNLAVQERQKQQPQKQQPSQYLEKTTVIKRRSQLPKREKLLYLMSVLFVVTVTGWVGMSHVKVYDLNRQIQNADSDIHKLNKSMDTLQVKKQTLEMGIAQKAKELGYVQVEQGDAIHVPATSGKSDTSSAPSGQN, encoded by the coding sequence ATGGCCTACACACGCGGTAATTTGGCCGTTCAAGAGAGACAGAAGCAACAACCACAGAAGCAACAGCCGTCACAATATCTCGAGAAAACGACTGTCATTAAGCGCCGCTCTCAATTGCCCAAAAGAGAAAAGCTTCTCTACCTGATGTCTGTACTGTTTGTTGTCACAGTTACGGGTTGGGTTGGGATGAGCCATGTGAAAGTTTATGATCTGAACCGTCAGATACAGAATGCTGACTCTGATATCCACAAGCTGAACAAAAGCATGGATACACTTCAAGTAAAGAAGCAGACTCTGGAGATGGGGATTGCGCAAAAAGCAAAGGAACTTGGCTACGTTCAGGTTGAGCAAGGCGATGCGATACACGTTCCTGCGACATCTGGCAAATCAGATACATCCAGTGCACCGTCGGGACAAAACTAG
- the mraZ gene encoding division/cell wall cluster transcriptional repressor MraZ produces the protein MFMGEFQHSIDDKGRIIIPAKFRDLLGSSFIVTRGLDQCLFVYPTEEWAIMEQKLKSLPLMKSDARAFTRFFFSGATECEWDKQGRVNLPGNLREFAKLDKECVIIGVSNRVEIWSKEQWQKYYQQSEEAFNDIAEKLVDFDFDL, from the coding sequence ATGTTTATGGGGGAGTTTCAGCATAGCATCGATGACAAGGGAAGGATCATTATCCCGGCAAAATTTAGGGATCTCCTTGGCAGCTCTTTTATTGTAACCCGCGGTTTAGACCAGTGTCTCTTTGTATACCCCACTGAAGAATGGGCCATTATGGAACAAAAGCTCAAATCCCTTCCACTCATGAAGTCGGACGCACGTGCGTTTACCCGGTTTTTTTTCTCAGGGGCGACGGAATGCGAATGGGATAAACAGGGAAGGGTAAATTTGCCGGGCAATTTGCGGGAATTTGCGAAGCTCGATAAGGAATGCGTTATCATCGGCGTCTCGAATCGGGTGGAGATTTGGAGCAAAGAACAATGGCAGAAGTATTATCAGCAGTCAGAAGAAGCATTTAATGACATCGCTGAGAAGCTGGTCGACTTTGATTTCGACCTTTAA
- the mraY gene encoding phospho-N-acetylmuramoyl-pentapeptide-transferase encodes MDFQLLLLTIGVSFVLAVISAPLLIPLLRRMKFGQQVRDDGPQSHLKKAGTPTMGGVIILLAFTLTFVKFSPVDTNFYVLLVGTLGFGLIGFLDDYVKIVFRRSLGLTARQKLFGQLLFAGIMCWLLISNGHSTAIGVPGTDWAFDWGGWFYYPFIVVMMLAISNAVNFTDGLDGLLSGVSAIAFGAYALVAIQSTSFAAAFCAAAMIGAVLGFLVFNAHPAKVFMGDTGSLGIGGAIGAIAIVTKSELLFLIIGGVFVVEMLSVVLQVASFKTRGKRIFKMSPIHHHFELSGWSEWRVVITFWAVGLVLAGLGLYINKGL; translated from the coding sequence ATGGACTTTCAACTGTTATTGCTGACGATCGGCGTATCGTTCGTACTTGCTGTCATATCCGCACCGCTGCTTATACCGCTGCTTCGCCGGATGAAATTTGGTCAGCAGGTTCGGGACGATGGTCCGCAAAGTCACCTTAAAAAAGCTGGAACGCCTACAATGGGCGGGGTTATTATTTTATTGGCCTTTACTTTGACTTTTGTGAAATTTTCTCCTGTTGACACGAACTTTTATGTGCTGCTTGTAGGTACACTCGGGTTTGGTCTGATCGGATTTTTAGATGATTACGTGAAAATCGTGTTTCGCCGTTCTTTAGGGCTTACTGCCCGCCAAAAGTTGTTCGGACAGCTTTTGTTTGCCGGCATTATGTGTTGGCTCCTTATTTCGAATGGTCACAGTACAGCGATCGGCGTTCCCGGAACGGACTGGGCATTCGATTGGGGCGGATGGTTTTACTATCCATTTATCGTTGTCATGATGCTTGCGATAAGCAACGCAGTCAACTTTACGGATGGCCTTGACGGATTACTCTCAGGTGTCAGTGCAATTGCTTTTGGAGCATATGCGCTTGTTGCTATCCAGTCTACCTCGTTTGCAGCAGCTTTTTGTGCGGCCGCGATGATCGGGGCTGTACTCGGTTTCCTCGTATTTAACGCCCACCCGGCTAAAGTATTTATGGGTGACACGGGCTCACTCGGAATCGGCGGCGCCATTGGTGCCATCGCTATCGTGACGAAGAGCGAACTGCTGTTTCTAATCATCGGCGGGGTATTCGTGGTGGAAATGCTGTCAGTCGTGCTTCAAGTGGCTTCTTTTAAAACGAGGGGCAAACGTATTTTCAAGATGAGTCCGATTCATCATCACTTTGAATTGTCCGGTTGGTCGGAGTGGCGAGTAGTCATTACATTTTGGGCTGTAGGTCTCGTGCTGGCGGGTCTAGGACTTTATATTAACAAGGGGTTGTAA
- a CDS encoding UDP-N-acetylmuramoyl-tripeptide--D-alanyl-D-alanine ligase has translation MIQKPLRSIAAMCCGALMCKQDEEVMIQGVSTDSRKIQQGSLYVPLVGERFDGHDFAGQALESNAGAILWQEDHGTPPEGPVILVKDTLVALQSLAASYLEQSGAKVVGITGSNGKTTVKDMVTALLETKYKVHKTQGNFNNQIGLPLTVLDMPEGTDIVVLEMGMSGRYEIELLSSIARPDTAVVTNVGESHMLQLGSREEIARAKLEIVSGMKPGGLLIHHGDEPLIPQVLAESETKKPDGLQTFTFGPGEDNDDYPTGMMFHAKGIIFTSHRHTGEGFSLPLLGRHNVVNALAALAVAEHYGISEEQIREGLAGLRLTSMRIESIETEHGVTVLNDAYNASPVSVKAALDVLGDMKGFRRRIAVLGDMLELGLREQDYHAEIGQYVSPDKVDMVFTYGPLSIYTAETAKARLPEGQVMAFTDKAALIERVSNEVTNKDVVLVKGSRGMKLEDVVEALKSLHSGNNDVRG, from the coding sequence GTGATCCAAAAACCATTGCGAAGCATCGCAGCCATGTGCTGCGGTGCGCTTATGTGTAAACAAGATGAAGAAGTTATGATTCAAGGAGTTAGTACAGACTCACGGAAAATCCAGCAGGGCAGTTTGTATGTTCCACTTGTTGGCGAACGTTTTGATGGCCATGATTTTGCGGGGCAAGCGCTAGAGTCTAATGCCGGAGCTATACTGTGGCAAGAGGATCATGGTACGCCACCCGAAGGGCCGGTTATCCTTGTTAAGGATACGCTGGTTGCTCTGCAGTCACTGGCTGCTTCCTATCTCGAGCAGAGCGGAGCCAAGGTTGTAGGCATTACTGGCAGCAACGGTAAAACTACGGTAAAGGACATGGTTACAGCACTGCTCGAAACGAAATATAAAGTTCATAAAACACAAGGTAATTTTAACAATCAAATCGGACTTCCGCTTACGGTTCTCGACATGCCGGAGGGAACGGATATTGTCGTGCTGGAGATGGGAATGAGTGGACGTTATGAGATCGAACTGCTGTCCTCAATTGCCCGGCCTGATACGGCAGTTGTTACGAATGTAGGTGAATCACATATGTTGCAGCTTGGCTCTAGGGAGGAAATTGCACGTGCCAAGCTGGAAATTGTTAGTGGCATGAAGCCTGGCGGGCTGCTGATCCATCATGGAGACGAGCCTCTGATTCCTCAAGTGCTTGCCGAGTCCGAAACCAAAAAACCTGACGGGCTACAGACGTTCACCTTTGGGCCCGGGGAAGACAACGATGATTACCCAACAGGCATGATGTTCCATGCCAAGGGAATTATCTTTACCTCCCACCGTCATACCGGTGAGGGATTCAGTTTACCTCTCCTGGGTCGCCATAACGTAGTAAATGCGTTAGCTGCACTAGCAGTTGCCGAGCATTACGGTATCAGCGAAGAACAGATCCGTGAAGGCCTCGCGGGTCTGCGTCTGACAAGCATGCGTATAGAGAGCATTGAAACCGAGCACGGAGTTACGGTATTGAACGATGCATATAATGCAAGCCCAGTGTCTGTCAAAGCAGCTCTGGATGTTCTGGGTGATATGAAAGGCTTCCGTCGGCGAATCGCCGTTCTCGGGGACATGCTTGAATTGGGACTCCGTGAACAGGATTATCATGCTGAAATCGGGCAGTATGTGTCGCCTGACAAGGTAGATATGGTGTTTACTTACGGTCCTCTGTCCATTTATACGGCGGAAACAGCCAAAGCTCGTCTGCCTGAAGGACAGGTAATGGCCTTCACCGATAAAGCAGCATTGATCGAAAGGGTATCGAATGAGGTAACCAATAAAGATGTTGTATTGGTCAAAGGTTCGCGTGGCATGAAACTGGAAGACGTTGTGGAAGCACTAAAAAGCTTGCATAGCGGCAACAACGACGTAAGGGGGTGA
- the rsmH gene encoding 16S rRNA (cytosine(1402)-N(4))-methyltransferase RsmH yields MFHHITVLKEEATEGLRIKPDGIYVDCTLGGAGHSSLIASKLGSGGRLIALDQDDWALDNAKEVLNPYGDRVTLVKTNFRDLEEVLHSEVDCDEDGHSHVDGILFDLGVSSPQFDEGERGFSYNHDAPLDMRMDQSAELTAAEIVNEWSEQEIAKILYEYGEEKFSRRIARVICERRKISPIQTTGQLVDMIKEGIPAAARRTGGHPAKRSFQALRIAVNDELGAFKDALHQAISCLAPGGRVSVITFHSLEDRICKQIFNSYIPKCTCPPDFPMCVCGGGQGTLKLVNRKPIVPSESELAQNPRARSAKLRIAEKL; encoded by the coding sequence TTGTTTCATCACATCACGGTGCTTAAAGAAGAAGCGACAGAAGGGCTGCGCATCAAACCAGACGGTATATATGTTGACTGTACACTGGGAGGGGCGGGTCACAGCTCGCTGATTGCTTCCAAACTGGGTTCAGGGGGCCGTTTGATCGCGCTTGATCAGGACGATTGGGCGCTGGATAACGCAAAAGAGGTTCTGAATCCATATGGAGACAGGGTTACCCTGGTCAAGACGAATTTCCGCGATTTGGAGGAGGTACTCCATAGCGAAGTCGATTGTGACGAGGATGGCCATTCCCATGTTGACGGTATTCTGTTTGATTTGGGCGTGTCTTCACCGCAATTTGATGAGGGGGAGAGAGGATTCAGCTACAATCACGATGCACCGCTCGATATGCGGATGGACCAGTCTGCAGAACTTACAGCGGCTGAAATCGTGAATGAATGGTCAGAACAGGAAATCGCCAAGATTTTATACGAATATGGTGAAGAAAAGTTTTCAAGACGAATTGCTAGGGTTATTTGCGAAAGGCGGAAAATTAGTCCCATTCAAACGACAGGTCAATTGGTCGATATGATTAAAGAAGGAATTCCGGCCGCTGCCCGCAGGACGGGAGGTCATCCGGCGAAGCGGAGCTTTCAGGCGCTGCGAATTGCCGTGAATGATGAACTCGGTGCATTTAAAGATGCGCTGCATCAAGCGATTTCATGTCTTGCACCGGGAGGACGGGTTTCCGTCATCACTTTCCACTCCCTGGAGGACCGGATTTGCAAACAAATATTTAACAGTTACATTCCGAAGTGTACTTGTCCGCCAGATTTTCCTATGTGCGTTTGCGGTGGAGGTCAAGGAACATTAAAGCTAGTGAACCGGAAGCCAATTGTTCCTAGTGAATCGGAATTAGCGCAAAATCCCCGCGCGCGTTCAGCCAAGCTGCGTATTGCGGAAAAGTTATAA
- a CDS encoding UDP-N-acetylmuramoyl-L-alanyl-D-glutamate--2,6-diaminopimelate ligase gives MKLNELTSVLAAAVIIGDGEINVSGLQTDSRQVIPGDLFICLPGHTVDGHDYAGEAGDNGAAALVVNRRLETALPQVIVKDCRFAMAVLADTFYGQPSKRMTTIGVTGTNGKTTTTYLIDKIMSDYGLKTGLIGTIQMKYDGRSFPMSGTTPEALELQRSLNDMAQAGAQFCVMEVSSHALEQGRVKGTDFRTAVFTNLTQDHLDYHNSVEEYQSAKGLFFSRLGNAFAKDPKQRKYAVLNADDKASEQFAKLTSAEVITYGLHENADVRASGIAITAQGTSFHVDTFRGSTDISLKMIGKFNVYNTMAAIAAALLEEVPLQDIKKSLESVPGVEGRVEAVDAGQPFAVIVDYAHTPDGLDNVLRTIKEFAQGKILTVFGCGGDRDTSKRPIMGKIAARFSDTVIVTSDNPRSEDPDLILKDIEAGLLEDGVSEKRYQLIVDRRQAIKKAIEMASPGDVVLIAGKGHETYQLIAGKMFDFDDRIVAKEAIRGRQL, from the coding sequence ATGAAACTGAACGAATTGACATCCGTTTTGGCCGCAGCCGTTATCATCGGCGATGGTGAGATTAACGTCTCCGGACTTCAGACCGATTCCAGACAAGTGATTCCCGGGGATTTGTTCATTTGCTTGCCGGGTCATACGGTGGATGGACATGATTATGCAGGCGAGGCAGGAGACAATGGTGCGGCAGCCCTTGTTGTAAACCGAAGGTTGGAGACTGCATTGCCGCAAGTTATTGTGAAGGACTGCCGGTTCGCTATGGCGGTGTTGGCCGATACGTTCTATGGCCAGCCAAGCAAGCGCATGACTACAATCGGTGTAACCGGAACGAACGGAAAGACAACAACGACTTATCTCATTGATAAAATCATGAGTGATTATGGTCTAAAAACCGGATTAATTGGCACGATCCAAATGAAGTATGACGGCAGGTCGTTCCCGATGTCGGGAACGACACCGGAAGCGCTCGAGCTGCAGCGAAGTCTGAACGACATGGCACAGGCAGGTGCACAATTCTGCGTTATGGAAGTATCCTCCCATGCTCTGGAACAGGGGCGCGTGAAAGGAACCGATTTCCGGACGGCTGTCTTTACGAATTTGACACAGGATCATCTGGACTATCATAACTCCGTGGAAGAATACCAGAGTGCTAAAGGGTTGTTTTTCTCACGACTCGGCAATGCTTTTGCCAAAGATCCCAAGCAGCGAAAGTACGCGGTTCTCAACGCAGACGATAAAGCTTCCGAACAGTTTGCGAAACTGACATCAGCTGAAGTCATTACATACGGTTTACACGAGAACGCGGATGTACGTGCATCCGGTATTGCAATAACAGCTCAGGGAACTTCATTTCATGTAGATACTTTTCGAGGCAGTACAGATATTTCACTAAAAATGATCGGTAAATTCAATGTGTATAATACGATGGCAGCCATTGCTGCAGCGCTGCTTGAAGAAGTACCGTTGCAGGATATCAAAAAAAGCCTCGAATCCGTGCCTGGAGTAGAAGGCCGGGTCGAAGCGGTAGATGCGGGACAGCCATTTGCTGTTATTGTGGATTATGCCCACACGCCGGATGGTCTGGATAATGTGCTCCGCACCATCAAGGAATTTGCTCAGGGCAAGATTTTGACCGTGTTTGGCTGCGGGGGAGACCGTGATACGAGCAAGCGTCCGATTATGGGCAAAATCGCTGCAAGATTTAGCGATACCGTCATTGTGACCTCTGATAATCCCAGATCAGAGGATCCTGATCTTATCTTGAAAGATATCGAAGCAGGCCTGTTGGAGGACGGCGTTTCTGAGAAACGTTACCAGCTCATTGTAGACCGCAGGCAAGCAATTAAAAAGGCTATTGAAATGGCAAGCCCGGGAGATGTAGTATTGATTGCGGGGAAAGGTCATGAGACCTATCAACTGATCGCGGGGAAAATGTTTGATTTCGACGACCGCATCGTTGCAAAAGAAGCGATAAGGGGCAGACAATTGTGA